DNA sequence from the Sphingomonas bisphenolicum genome:
TTCTCCTCCAGCACGCGGGCGACGCTCGGTCGCGCCCCCAGCCGCGCCAGATAGGCCGCCAGCCCCGGAAAGTCCGGCGTTAGCGGCACGATCCTGTCGACGTAGAACAGCGCCGGGGCGGCGGCGCAGTCGGCCAGGGTGAAGGCTTCGCCCACCGCCCAGCGCCGCCCGGCCATTCGCGCCTCGATCAGCGCATAGGCCTTGGCCAGCAAATCGCGTGCCTGCGTCACGCCCAACGAGTCGCGCTGTTCTTCGGGCCGCAGCCGGTCGGCCACGATCGCCTGCATCGGCGCCATCACATAATTGTCGAACAATCGATCCATCAGCCGCACCTCCAGCGCCGCATCGGGATCGGCGGGGATGGGGCGAAAGGTGCCGGCTTCATGCTGGGCGAGATATTCGATGATGACGCTCGCCTCGCCGATCGTGGCGTTCCTGGCCGGATCGTGCAGCAGCGGGAATTTGCCGATCGGCCACAGCGCCATCCACTCCTGCGCGACCTCTCCATCCTCCAGCATCCGGCCCGCAAAGGGCGCGCCATTTTCGTAGAAGGCGATCAGCACCTTCCAGCAATAGGAGGAGAGGGGGTGGTAATAGAGAATCATCGAACATCCTCCGCACATCCGCAGCATCCTGCGCATCTGGCCATATCCGGCATAGCGCGCCCCGGCCATGACGGGCGG
Encoded proteins:
- a CDS encoding glutathione S-transferase family protein — translated: MILYYHPLSSYCWKVLIAFYENGAPFAGRMLEDGEVAQEWMALWPIGKFPLLHDPARNATIGEASVIIEYLAQHEAGTFRPIPADPDAALEVRLMDRLFDNYVMAPMQAIVADRLRPEEQRDSLGVTQARDLLAKAYALIEARMAGRRWAVGEAFTLADCAAAPALFYVDRIVPLTPDFPGLAAYLARLGARPSVARVLEEKQPWWHLFPFADG